In Planctomycetota bacterium, the DNA window TCCGACGCCAGCGTGCTCAGCAGGATGAACGCGAAGGCGTACCAGCCCACCAGCGGCGCCCCCAGCGGCCACGCGCCAAGCCAAGAGCCCACGACGTTCACGAGCAACGCCGACAGCGTCAGCAGCCACAGGCCGGGGAGCCCGATCAGCACGAGCAGCGGGGCGCAGATCGCCAGGATGGTCAGCAGGATGGCGGCCGCGATCGAGATGCGGTGGCTCCGGATCGGCCAGCGGGTGCGGGGCCGGGTTGGGGGGTGCTCGCCTCAACCTTGCTGGGAACTCTCGGGTGCTGGTGTCGGGTCCTTTTCGTCGCCGGGATTCTCCGAGTCGTCCGCGGGCGGTGCGTCGTCGTCCTGGCCGCGATCGGGGAAGCGGATTCGCTCGAGCTCCAGGATCCACTGCTCCACCGGCTCGTGCTTGTACAGGTCGACCTTGACCGACTGGCCGGCGTGGCTCGGGTGGTCCTTGGTGAGCTGCAGCTCGACGTAGAAGCGGTGCCACTTGCGCTTGTCGAACTCCTCGATGTGCTCGGGTGCGACATCGATGCCGCCGGGGAGGGTCAGCTTCTTGGCGTCGGCGTCCCACGCGTAGCGGGTGCCGACGGCCCGCGCAAGCCCGAAGAAGCACACCGCCGCGCCGCCGACGCCGATCAGGAAGATCGGCCACTGAACCGCGAAGTCGAATTCGCTCTTGCGCTTTGGTGCGCGGCTGCGGTCGACGCCCTGCCATTCCGCGGCGAGTTCGTCGTAGCGGTCGTAGGGCGAGCCGATCTCGCCCTCGTCGGGGTTCTCGCGCGGGTAGGTCGTGTACGCGGCGTCGAGCGTGTAGGCGATGCTCACGGCGTCCAGCCAGTTGCCGCGGTGGTCGCCCAGGTCCTCGGGGTTGCGGTTGTAGCCCGGCTGGCCCAGCTCATCGAGCGTCTGCTGCGGGTCGGGCACGCTGGCGATGCCGAGGTTCACGCCGGCACCCGATCCCGGATCGTTCAGGAAGTCGAGGTACCGCCATTCCATGTACTGGGCGAAGCCGCGGGCCCGCTCGGGGTAGATCCAGAACAGGTCCAGCAGGCCCCAGAGCCCGATGCCCAGGGCCACCAGGCCGATGAGCGTCTGTTTGATCCAGTACCTCGGGCTGAGCCGCGCCGATTGGGTCTCCGCCATGTCGCCTCCGTGTGCGTGCACTCACCGATCGGCCGGATCCGCGTCGCGGTCCATCGCGCGGAAGGTATCGTGCCACCACTGGTCGGCCCAGGCCCGGCCCAGCGGTGTGCCGGTGAGCCGCTCAAATCCACCCGCGTCCACCCGGATGGCCGGGATGACCGGATAGGGCCGCCGCCGGCGGATGGCCCGGTTGAGCCACCGCTCGTGCGTCCTGCGAAAGGCCTCCGCGAGGGACGCCGGGCGATTCCGTCTCGGCAAGGGGTTCGGGTGCATGCGTCGCTATTCTACCGGCTTCTCCAATCACCCCAGATCGCATTCCAGGGGTCATGCGGGGCCTCCAGGATCCATCGGCACGGTTCCCGGGCCTTCCGCAGCAATCCCGGGAAGCGGCGTGGCGCTCCCGGCTGCGACTCAGGCGCCGGCGACCCGCCCCCGCCAGGATCGCGTGCCCGTGGCGTGCCGCCGCAAGCTGTCCCACTGGACGGCGGTCATCGCCAGCACGCCGAGTGGATGGAGCACCGCCGTCGCCAGCGGCAGGCGGAAGCGGGCGGCGAGCAGCAGCCGCTGGAGCACCTGCAACGCGATCGCCACGCCGGCGAGCACGAGGCCCGGGGATGGATCGGCCCACTGGCCCCGGATCACGCCCGCCAGCCCGACGAGCCATGGCAGCGCATGGCCCAGGAGGTGCATGACGGTGAGCGCGACAAGCAGGCCGAGCGAGCCGAGCCCCTCGAAGGCGTTCTTGGCGAATCCGCGCCAGGTGGCCGTCCAGCCCGCGTACATGCGGACGCTGGCCAGGTCCGTGCCGTCGAAGAGATCCGTTCGGTAGCCAGCGCGTCGCGCCGCCCGGGGCATCATGACGCCGTCGTGCATGGTGTCCTTGAAGGCCGTGTGCCCGCCGAGGGCGTCGTAGCAGCCCCGCGAGACCAGCAGGAACTGGCCGCACGCCGCCGACGCCGCGGGGTCGGTCGTGCCCCGCATGCGGAACATCGGGAGGTAGGCAAACAGCACGAAGAAGATCATGGGCACGAGCAGCGCTTCTCCCAGGCTCGCGGTGATCTGCCGGGGGAAGGTCGACACCAGCCCGAGCGGCGCCTCGGGCTCGCGGCCGCCGGGGCCCTTCGCGTCGTCGAGCGCTCGCCACGCGGCCAGCGCGCGGCGGATGCAATCCGGCTCGAAGCGGACGTCGGCATCGGTGAACAGCAGCATCGAGCCGCGCGCCTCGGCGGCACACCGCCAGCACGCGTGCTGCTTGCCGTTCCAGCCCTCGGGGAGCGGCACGGCCGCCAGCGGCCGCACGCGGTGATCCTCGGCGGCCAGCCGTTCCAGGATGCGCGGCGTGTCGTCGTCGCTCTGGTCGTCGTAGACCAGCACCTCGATCCGCTCGACGTCGCCCGCCAGCAGCGAGCGGACGCAGGCCTCGATGTTGGCCTCCTCGTTCCGGGCGGGCACGCACACGCTCACCAAGGGAGCGTCGCTGTCGGATTCGGGGGACGTCGCGTCCGCCGGCGAGGGGCAATACAGCCGCAGGTTGGCCAACGTCAGCGCTAGCGCGCCCACGCTCAGCAGCACCGCGAGGCCCATGGCTACCACGAGGATCATGGTGCCACCTCGGCGGCGTCGCGGCGGTCCCGGACGCGGGCCTCCTTGCCGATGGCGCGGAGGTAGAGGTCGTACACGGGGTGCATGCCCGCGTCGCCGCGGCCGACGATAGTCTCGAAGGCCGACGCATCGCGGGCGATGGAGCGTTCGGCCAGATCGCCGGCGGCCGCGCGCAGCGCATCGGTCATGGCCCGTTGCCACTCGCCGGTAGACGGCCGCATCGGTGCGGGGCACGGCCTCGCGAGCGTGAGCAACTCGGGCGTTCGTTCCCCCCAGAACACCAGCTCGATCGCGACGCAGGCCACCCGCGGCGGCATGCCCTCTCGCCCGAGCCGCGCGGCGATCGCCGCCGCCCCCGGCCGCAGCTCGATCGGCTCGCGAACATCGGTGAAGCCGCCCTGCGGCGTGAGCCAGAACGACGGGTTGGGCAGCTGTGCGCACTCGTCGGCGGCATAGCGGACCATGTCGCGGAAGGCCGCCGGGTCGTCGGGATCCACGCCAAAGAGCCCCAGCCGCCGCATGAACTCGAAGCGTTCGAGCATGGCGCGGTCCATCGGCGCGATGACCTGCCGCCGCGGGGCGAAGCGATCGACGAGCACGACGGAGATGATCGGGTCCCACCAGCTGGAGTGGGTGAGCAGCACCATCGTGGGGCCGTCGTGGGTATCGAGGTTGCGCAGCACGTCGGCGCCGGCGCGGTCGATCCGCATCGCGTTGAAGGACTTGCGGATGAGCCTCCGCGTGTACCAGCGGAACAGCCGGCACATCCACTCGCGCCGCTGGTGGGGGACGATTGTGGGCGGGACGTTCACGGGTGGGCTAGGCCGCCGGCTCGGCGGCGCGGGCCGTCTTCTCCTTCGCGGCGTGATCGATGCCCGCATCCTCGAGCGCCGCCCACGCCGCGGTGACGCCGCTCATCAGCACCATGGGAACGCCGGGCCCGGGGTTGACGCTGCCGCCGGCGAGATACAGCCCCTTCGCCACGCGGGAGCGGTTGCGGGGCTTGAAGCCCCCCTTCAGCCGGCCATGCGACGCCAGCCCGTAGATCGCGCCGCCCTCGGCGTTGTACATGCGGTCGATCTGCGGCGGCGTGAGGTACCGCTCGACGGCGATGTGCTCCTCGATGTCCTCCATGCCATGCTGCTTGAGCTTGTCGAGCACGACGGGGCGGTACTCGGTGAGCGTCGGGCCCGGCGAGCCGTCCCGCTCCAGCCAGCGATGTTCGTCGCGGAGGGCGGCCGTATGGATGAGGATGTAGAGGGCCTCGCCGCCCTCGGGGGCCTGGTCGGCGTCGGTCCGAGAGGGCGCGGCGATGTACAGCGTCGGGTCCCGGGCCGGCACGCCCCGCTCGTAGATGTCCGCGAATTCGTTGCGGCTATCGCGGGAGAACAAGAAGTTGTGGTGGGCCAGGTGCTCGTACTGCCGACGCAGCCCGAGGTACAGCACCAGTCCGCTGCACGCCGGCTGGTACGAGCCGCCCACGCGTCCGAGTTCGCCCGACGCGCCGGGCACGCCCTTCAGCAGGTCGCGGTTCGTCCGCTGCACGTCGCAGTTGGAGACCACCGCGTCGGCGGCGATCTCGCGGCCGTCGTCGAGCCGTACGCCGACGGTACGGTCGCCCTCGACCAGGATCTCGCTCACGCGGCGGCCCGCGACGCGCTCGACGCCCAGCTCCTCCGCAATCCGCTCCAGCGAGCGGGCGACCTGCCGCGTGCCGCCCATGGGGTACCAGCAGCCGTGGTCGAGCTGGGCCGAGGCGATGAGGCTCAGCACCGCGGGCGCTAGGAACGGGCTCGATCCGACGTACTGCAGGAAGTGCTCGCACACCTGCCGCACGTGCGGCTCGGGGATCATCTTCTCGATCGTTGCGCCGACGGTGGAGTGCAGCCGCATGCCCAGCGCGTCCATGCCCACGCCGGGGTCGGTGGGGGGCTTGCGGAGCAGGTCGCCGATGCCGCCGAGGTCCTTGTAGAAGAAGACCTTCTCGCTCAGGCGGTACATCTTGCGGCTGAACTCGTAGAATCGCAGGAATCCATCGCCCGGTCGGACGTCGGGGAACTGTGCGTCCAGCTCGCGCGCGAACACCCTCGGGTCGCGCCGCAGGTTGATCGTGACGCCGTCGTCGAAGAAGCACCGCCACTGCGGGTCGAGGTCGATCAGGTCGATGTAGTCGGCCGGATCGCGCCCGGTCCGCTCGATGATGCCCTTGAGCACCTGGGGCAGCGTGATGATCGTGGGGCCCATATCGAACTTGAAGCCGTCGGCCTCGAGCACGTTCATCTTGCCGCCGACGTGGGGGTTGGGATCGACGACGACGACGCGGACGCCGGTGCGGGCGATCTCGACCGCCGCCGCAAGCCCGGCCAATCCGCCGCCGACGACCACTACTCCGTCGCGATCCAGGCCCCGTCCATGGCCGCCGCCGCGGGCATTGTCGCGGCTGGTTCCGTTGCTCGTTTCGCTCGCTGAGATCACGCCCGCCGCTCCGTGTTGCCTTCGAAGTTGGCGGCCCTCGGAGCCGCCCGAGCAGGATATACCGGGCGGGGCTAGGGCGCGACCCCCTGCGGCGGGGTCAGGTCCATTCCCGGCAGCGGGAGGAGGTTCCCATCCCGGCCGACGCGGAGCTGCCCGGTCGTCAGCAGGTAGGCCAAGATGGCGTTGCGGAGGTCGGCCTCGGCGGCCGTGCGTGCGTTGCGGGCATCTAGCAGCTCGGCCTGGGTGTCGACCAGCTCCTGGGGCGTGACCTCGTCCTCCTTGATGAGTTGCTCCTCGAAGCGCAGCTCGTTGATCTCGACCTGCCGCTCGGCCAGGATGAGCTGGAAGCGGGCGACCTCGATGCTCCGCAGGGCCGACCGGGACGCCACGACGATGCTGTCGCGGAATTCCTCGAAGTCGCGGATCTCCCGCTCCAGGGCGATCTGGCTCGAACGCACGGCGAGCCGCTCGATGCGGCGATCCAGCGGCAGGCTGAATCGAAAGCCCGCGGAGTAGCCGAAGTCGTCGGGGTCGAACGCGAGCCCGCCCTCGCGGACGTCGGGGTCGGTCGGGAGGCTGGCCTGTCCGAAGAAATCGAAGTCCGGCAGCACCTCGTTGCGAGCGTTGTACACCGCGCGGCGGGCATCGAGCACCTCGTCCCGCTCGGTCTGCAGGTCGAGGCGGTACAGCAGCGCGGCGGCGGCGGCCTCGGTCGGCGTTGCGACCGGGTCGTTGAGCTCCAGCTCAAGCGGCGCTAGCACCACCGGCGTGCGGGGATCGAGCCCGAGCAGGATCTTGAAGCTGTCCAGCGACAGGATGAACGACTCGAGCGTGCCCTGCAGCGAATTGTTGGCCGCCAGCACGCTGCTTCGCGTGATGTTCAGCTCGAAGAGCGCGATCTCGCCGGCCTCCTGCCGCGCCTGCTGCCGCTCGAGCGTCCGACGCAGGTTCCGCAGCTGCTCGGAGAGGTTGCGGATTGCCGACGCGTCCTGCAGCAGCGAGAAGTAGGTCGACGCAACGGTGACGAGGAACTCCCGCCGGAAGCGTTCGAAGTCCCGGGCGGCGTAGACCAGGTCGCGTTCGGCCTGGATGAGGTCCTCGCGGGCGACGGAGCCGGCGCCGCGGAACAGCGGGATGTTCGCATCCAGCACCAGCTCCGAGGACTGCACGTACTGCCCGCTCACCTCGTTGCGGAGCTGCTCGGTGGCGCTCACGATCCAGCTCGCGGCGATGTCGCCACCGTTGGGCAGCAGCTGCGTCACGCGGAGCTCGTTCATGAGGTCGATGACGCCATCCAGCTGGCCGTCGTCGGCCCCGCCGCTGAAGGTCGCCATCGTGTCATTGAAGAAGCGGGGCGACCACAGGTGCCGCTCGGACAGCAGCGCGATCGCCGCGAGCAGGTAGTCCTCCTGGGCGAACAGGAAGTCGCGACCCGTGATCTGCGCCTGCCGGAGCGCCGTCGGCAGGTCCAGCCGCATCACGTCGCTCGGGATGTCGAGGTCCGGGCGTTCTTCTCCCTCCACGCCCTCGTCGTAGCCGTAGCCCACCAGGCCGGTGTCGATGCCCAGGGCCTCGCCGAAGAACTGCTGCAGGCGGCCCTCGACCGATGCGGCCTCGAGGCGAGCGGCCTCGGCCTGCACGTAGCGGAGCTGCTCGGCGTCGGGGTTGTTCGTCGGGGGCGACTTGTCCAGCTGGAGATCGCGGTCCAGCTTCGAGACGCCCTCGGTCCGGTAGCGGCGCTCGGCGGGCGCCGCATCGGTGCCGAGCAGCATCGATTGATCGAGCGTGAGCGCATCGATGCGTCGATTGATGCGATCCTCGACGCGGCGGTCGTAGCCGCCCAGTCCGCCACACGCGGGCAGCCAGGCCAGCGCAGCGACCGGGGTCACCAGGAGCGCGAGGCGTCGGCCGCGGGCCCGGGCATCGAGGAGGAGCGGGCAAGACATGGGCGGCGATGGTACGTCGCGCGCCGCCCGAGGTTGCATCCGTTGCGACCATCGCGCAGCGTTGCGAGCGTGTTGCAGGATCGCCGCAAGGTTGTCGCGACAGGATTCGGCGTCTATCATCGGGGCTCATCCGAGTCGGCGACGATCGTTTGGTATTCGATTGGTATCGCGGCTCCCCAGCACCAAACTCACGACACCCAACGGGAGCGCCGCTCCATGCCCACCGTGACGTTCGATAGCCGCAGCTTCATGCTCGATGGCCGCCGCATCTGGATCGTCGGTGGCACGATCTCCTACGCCCACCTGCCCCGGGCGGAATGGGCCGACCGGCTGCACGCCGCCAAGCTCGCGGGCCTCAACACGGTGCAGGTGCCCGTGCTGTGGGCCCGCCACGAGCCCCTGGCCGGCCAGTTCGATTTTGCCGACGACGCCGACCTGCGGGCCTTCGTCGAGATGGCCCACGACGCGGGCCTGTACGTCATCCTCAGGCTCGGTCCGGCGCAGGGCCAAGACCACGACTTCGGCGGCCTGCCGACCTGGCTGACGCAGCTGCCCGCCCACGAATTGCGGTCCAACAGCGGGGCGTTCCTCGAGGCGTGCTCGCGATACATCACGGCAGTGGCCGACCAGGTGCGGGACCTGCAGATCAACGCGGCGGGCAAGGGCGGCCCGATCCTGCTCATCCAGAACGAGCATCTGTGGACCTGCGGCGCGCAGGACCTCGCGCAGTCCTACCTCGGCGAACTCTATCGCTACATCCGCGAGGCGGGCCTCAGCGTACCGGTCATCAACGCCAACAACCTGTGGGCGAGCGTGGAGGGCGAGGTCGACTGCTGGGTGGGCAACGAGGACCTGCTGGCCACCCTCCGCCAGCTGTCGGAGGTCCGCCCGGACCACCCCAGGCTCGTGCTCGACCTGGCGACCAGCGAGCCGCCGACCTGGGGCGGCAAGCCCGAGCCGCAGGACGGCCGCGACCTGCTGCGGCTGCTGGTGGAGATCATCTCGGGCGCCGGCCAGTTCACGCTCAGCCGCTTCGCGCCGGGCACCAACCTGGGCTTTAGCGGCGGCAAGCTGGGCGGATACGCGGAGGCATTCGCGGCGACCGACCGCGGCGGCCTCGTCGACGCCTCGGGCCAGTCGACCGATGCCCTCAAGATGGCCCGCCGCGCATGCATGTTTGCGTCGGCGTTCGGCCGCACGCTGGCGCACCTGC includes these proteins:
- a CDS encoding TolC family protein; amino-acid sequence: MSCPLLLDARARGRRLALLVTPVAALAWLPACGGLGGYDRRVEDRINRRIDALTLDQSMLLGTDAAPAERRYRTEGVSKLDRDLQLDKSPPTNNPDAEQLRYVQAEAARLEAASVEGRLQQFFGEALGIDTGLVGYGYDEGVEGEERPDLDIPSDVMRLDLPTALRQAQITGRDFLFAQEDYLLAAIALLSERHLWSPRFFNDTMATFSGGADDGQLDGVIDLMNELRVTQLLPNGGDIAASWIVSATEQLRNEVSGQYVQSSELVLDANIPLFRGAGSVAREDLIQAERDLVYAARDFERFRREFLVTVASTYFSLLQDASAIRNLSEQLRNLRRTLERQQARQEAGEIALFELNITRSSVLAANNSLQGTLESFILSLDSFKILLGLDPRTPVVLAPLELELNDPVATPTEAAAAALLYRLDLQTERDEVLDARRAVYNARNEVLPDFDFFGQASLPTDPDVREGGLAFDPDDFGYSAGFRFSLPLDRRIERLAVRSSQIALEREIRDFEEFRDSIVVASRSALRSIEVARFQLILAERQVEINELRFEEQLIKEDEVTPQELVDTQAELLDARNARTAAEADLRNAILAYLLTTGQLRVGRDGNLLPLPGMDLTPPQGVAP
- a CDS encoding glycosyltransferase family 2 protein, which codes for MILVVAMGLAVLLSVGALALTLANLRLYCPSPADATSPESDSDAPLVSVCVPARNEEANIEACVRSLLAGDVERIEVLVYDDQSDDDTPRILERLAAEDHRVRPLAAVPLPEGWNGKQHACWRCAAEARGSMLLFTDADVRFEPDCIRRALAAWRALDDAKGPGGREPEAPLGLVSTFPRQITASLGEALLVPMIFFVLFAYLPMFRMRGTTDPAASAACGQFLLVSRGCYDALGGHTAFKDTMHDGVMMPRAARRAGYRTDLFDGTDLASVRMYAGWTATWRGFAKNAFEGLGSLGLLVALTVMHLLGHALPWLVGLAGVIRGQWADPSPGLVLAGVAIALQVLQRLLLAARFRLPLATAVLHPLGVLAMTAVQWDSLRRHATGTRSWRGRVAGA
- the crtI gene encoding phytoene desaturase family protein, producing the protein MISASETSNGTSRDNARGGGHGRGLDRDGVVVVGGGLAGLAAAVEIARTGVRVVVVDPNPHVGGKMNVLEADGFKFDMGPTIITLPQVLKGIIERTGRDPADYIDLIDLDPQWRCFFDDGVTINLRRDPRVFARELDAQFPDVRPGDGFLRFYEFSRKMYRLSEKVFFYKDLGGIGDLLRKPPTDPGVGMDALGMRLHSTVGATIEKMIPEPHVRQVCEHFLQYVGSSPFLAPAVLSLIASAQLDHGCWYPMGGTRQVARSLERIAEELGVERVAGRRVSEILVEGDRTVGVRLDDGREIAADAVVSNCDVQRTNRDLLKGVPGASGELGRVGGSYQPACSGLVLYLGLRRQYEHLAHHNFLFSRDSRNEFADIYERGVPARDPTLYIAAPSRTDADQAPEGGEALYILIHTAALRDEHRWLERDGSPGPTLTEYRPVVLDKLKQHGMEDIEEHIAVERYLTPPQIDRMYNAEGGAIYGLASHGRLKGGFKPRNRSRVAKGLYLAGGSVNPGPGVPMVLMSGVTAAWAALEDAGIDHAAKEKTARAAEPAA
- a CDS encoding lysophospholipid acyltransferase family protein produces the protein MNVPPTIVPHQRREWMCRLFRWYTRRLIRKSFNAMRIDRAGADVLRNLDTHDGPTMVLLTHSSWWDPIISVVLVDRFAPRRQVIAPMDRAMLERFEFMRRLGLFGVDPDDPAAFRDMVRYAADECAQLPNPSFWLTPQGGFTDVREPIELRPGAAAIAARLGREGMPPRVACVAIELVFWGERTPELLTLARPCPAPMRPSTGEWQRAMTDALRAAAGDLAERSIARDASAFETIVGRGDAGMHPVYDLYLRAIGKEARVRDRRDAAEVAP